The following coding sequences lie in one Cydia strobilella chromosome 16, ilCydStro3.1, whole genome shotgun sequence genomic window:
- the LOC134748151 gene encoding retinol dehydrogenase 13-like has protein sequence MWVPNLPVTVLSAVAATAGAVCIFKDRHSGPAFKKEVRADNKTVIVTGANTGIGEATVWDFARRGAKVFMACRDLEKCETARREIVLETGNKYVYCRPCDLASLASIAEFVKRFKEEEPHLHVLVNNAGVMEPPQGVTADGFETQLGVNHLGHFLLTNLLLDTLKASAPSRVIILSSGAHYKGHINKEDLNFAKNYDAAAAYNQSKLANVLFARELARKTLDANITVIAVDPGLSDTNLSRHLAVSKSVTRFVIYPLFWPVMKSPKMAAQAVMHAALDPAVAKTAEEYFVDMKPTEPSKEAQDFELAAWLWRVSEKWTRLAEYRTQLETAAA, from the exons ATGTGGGTGCCGAACCTCCCGGTGACGGTGCTCAGCGCCGTCGCTGCTACCGCTGGCGCTGTCTGCATTTTCAA AGACCGACACAGTGGACCCGCTTTCAAAAAAGAGGTGCGAGCAGATAACAAGACGGTAATCGTGACTGGCGCCAACACAGGCATTGGAGAGGCTACTGTCTGGGACTTTGCCAGAAGAGGCGCTAAA GTATTTATGGCGTGTCGCGACTTGGAAAAGTGCGAGACGGCGCGACGCGAGATCGTCCTAGAGACGGGGAACAAGTACGTGTACTGCCGGCCGTGCGACCTCGCCTCGCTCGCTTCTATCGCTGAATTCGTTAAAAG GTTCAAAGAAGAGGAGCCTCACCTACACGTCCTAGTGAACAATGCAGGCGTCATGGAACCGCCACAAGGCGTCACAGCAGACGGCTTCGAGACGCAGTTAGGCGTCAACCACCTCGGGCACTTTCTACTTACCAACCTATTATTGGACACGCTCAAG GCATCAGCCCCCAGTCGAGTCATAATTCTATCCAGCGGCGCACACTATAAGGGTCATATTAATAAAGAAGACCTCAATTTCGCCAAGAATTACGACGCAGCGGCCGCGTACAACCAGAGCAAGCTGGCGAACGTGCTGTTCGCCAGAGAACTGGCTAGGAAGACTTTAG ACGCAAACATAACCGTGATAGCCGTAGACCCCGGCCTAAGCGACACAAACCTctcgcgccacctagcggtgtCAAAGAGCGTCACCCGCTTCGTCATCTACCCGCTGTTCTGGCCCGTCATGAAGAGTCCCAAAATGGCAGCTCAAGCAGTGATGCACGCGGCTTTAGATCCAGCCGTGGCTAAAACTGCGGAGGAATATTTTGT TGACATGAAACCTACGGAGCCCTCAAAGGAAGCCCAGGACTTCGAGTTAGCAGCATGGTTGTGGCGCGTTAGTGAGAAGTGGACGCGGCTGGCTGAATATCGCACGCAACTCGAGACTGCTGCCGCGTAG
- the LOC134748152 gene encoding ribosome quality control complex subunit NEMF homolog, with protein MKTRFNTYDIICMVTELQKLVGMRVNQVYDIDNKSYLIRLQRSEEKAVLLLESANRFHTTQFEWPKNVAPSGFTMKLRKHLKNKRLEKLTQLGIDRIIDLQFGSGEAAYHVILELYDRGNIVLTDYEWTILNVLRPHVEGDKVRFAVKEKYPLDRAKSNFDPPDAEGLKKILANSKPGDNLKKILNPNLEYGPAIIDHVLLESGLTGNMKISTEPGKGFFVERDLDKLLEAVKKAEALMETARREVAKGFITQKKEERPQPQPGEDAFLLTNVEFHPMLYAQHRAQPYAEYDTFDRAVDEFCSALEGQKIDLKTIQVEREAMKKLQNVRKDHEKRVNELEDLQVTDRQAAELISRNEPLVEQARLAIQAAIANQMSWDDITLLVKTAQENDDPIASCIKHLKLNTNHITLSLSDPYEDEVPPMCVDIDLSLTAFANARKYYDMKRNAAKKQQKTLESADKALKSAERKTKQTLKEAQTISSISKARRTYWFEKFFWFISSDNYLVIGGRDQQQNELLVKRYMRSADVYVHADVSGASSIIIKNPGGPVPPKTLGEAGQAAVAYSVAWEAKVLTSAWWVHAHQVSKSAPTGEYLTTGSFMIRGKKNYLLPQHLQLGFSFLFRLEDSCIERHKGERKSTVPEDDVSSIVSEATTALTMDEGDEEIAVSEDEGSDEDDKSQEKEESCEKEPPSDKPALDDIEEDSESDDETFPDTHIKVDHGTGEVIMQSKTRTISEVSNNSDDKPLSFPSLPKKTGKKTHKEQQKKEDKKEEKKEPGMKRGQRSKLKKIKEKYKDQDEEDRALRMSILQSANTLKDTKKSQKKAAAKSGKPGKTKGPKIPQPAPQILEAEDEEPEEPEADAEPEQQGADVEILDQLTGSPLSEDELLFAMPVVAPYSALHNYKFKVKLTPGNSKRGKAAKTAVVVFTRDKTCTPRERDLLKAVKEENVARNFPGKVKLSAPQLHKHKK; from the exons ATGAAGACTCGTTTTAATACCTACGATATAATATGCATGGTCACCGAACTACAAAA GCTGGTGGGCATGCGAGTAAATCAGGTGTACGACATAGACAACAAGTCGTACCTGATCCGCCTGCAGCGCTCCGAGGAGAAGGCTGTGCTGTTACTGGAGTCGGCAAACAGGTTCCACACAACTCAGTTTGAATGGCCAAAGAATGTAGCACCTTCGGGGTTTACTATGAAG CTCCGCAAACATCTGAAGAATAAGCGCCTAGAGAAGCTCACCCAGCTGGGTATAGACCGTATCATAGACCTACAGTTTGGGAGCGGAGAAGCAGCCTATCATGTCATACTGGAATTGTATGATAGGGGAAATATAGTGCTGACGGACTATGAGTGGACGATACTCAATGTGCTGCGGCCTCATGTGGAAGGGGATAAAGTTAG ATTTGCAGTAAAAGAAAAATATCCCCTAGATAGAGCAAAGTCTAACTTTGATCCTCCAGACGCAGAGGGCTTGAAGAAAATACTGGCCAACAGCAAACCAGGGGACAATCTCAAGAAAATACTCAACCCTAAcctag AATATGGTCCAGCAATTATAGACCATGTTCTCCTGGAGTCTGGCCTGACGGGCAACATGAAGATCAGCACGGAACCTGGCAAGGGTTTCTTTGTAGAACGGGATTTGGACAAGCTGCTAGAAGCCGTGAAGAAGGCAGAGGCGTTGATGGAGACAGCCAGGCGGGAAGTGGCAAAG GGTTTCATCACCCAGAAGAAAGAGGAACGTCCCCAGCCCCAGCCTGGCGAGGATGCCTTTCTCCTCACCAACGTGGAGTTCCACCCGATGTTATACGCGCAGCACAGAGCGCAGCCCTATGCAGAGTATGACACCTTTGACAGAGCCGTGGACGAGTTCTGCTCGGCTTTGGAGGGACAGAAGATTGACTTAAAA ACAATCCAAGTAGAGCGAGAAGCCATGAAGAAGCTTCAAAACGTCCGCAAAGACCACGAAAAGCGAGTGAACGAGTTGGAAGACCTGCAAGTAACTGACCGGCAAGCTGCTGAACTTATATCAAGGAACGAGCCGCTTGTGGAACAAGCGAGACTCGCTATACAAGCAGCCATCGCCAACCAG ATGTCCTGGGACGACATAACGCTTCTCGTAAAGACGGCCCAAGAAAACGACGACCCGATCGCCTCCTGCATAAAACATTTGAAGCTCAACACCAACCACATAACGCTATCCCTCTCTGACCCGTATGAGGATGAGGTGCCGCCTATGTGTGTCGACATCGACCTGTCTTTGACTGCCTTCGCTAATGCTAGGAA ATACTACGACATGAAACGCAACGCAGCAAAAAAGCAACAAAAGACCTTGGAGTCAGCAGACAAAGCCCTCAAGAGCGCCGAGCGGAAGACCAAACAGACCTTGAAGGAAGCGCAGACCATCAGCTCCATCAGTAAAGCCAGGAGGACCTACTGGTTTGAGAAGTTCTTCTGGTTCATATCCTCGGATAACTACTTG GTGATCGGCGGTCGCGACCAACAGCAGAACGAGCTTCTCGTGAAGCGCTACATGCGCTCCGCGGACGTGTACGTACACGCGGACGTGTCCGGAGCCTCCTCCATCATCATCAAGAACCCGGGCGGGCCCGTGCCGCCGAAGACACTGGGCGAAGCGGGCCAGGCTGCTGTAGCCTACAG TGTGGCGTGGGAAGCGAAAGTCCTGACAAGCGCGTGGTGGGTGCACGCGCACCAAGTGTCCAAGTCGGCGCCCACCGGCGAGTACCTCACCACCGGCTCCTTCATGATCCGCGGCAAGAAGAACTACCTGCTGCCGCAGCACCTGCAGCTGGGCTTCAGCTTCCTGTTCAGG TTAGAAGACAGTTGTATTGAACGGCACAAGGGCGAGCGCAAATCGACAGTGCCTGAGGACGACGTCTCATCTATCGTGTCAGAAGCCACCACGGCTTTGACGATGGACGAGGGGGACGAGGAGATCGCAGTCTCAGAAGATG AAGGATCAGATGAAGACGACAAATCGCAAGAGAAAGAGGAGAGCTGTGAGAAAGAGCCGCCAAGCGATAAGCCCGCCTTAGACGACATAGAAGAGGACAGCGAAAGCGATGACGAAACTTTCCCTGACACGCATATCAAG GTCGATCACGGAACAGGAGAAGTTATAATGCAGTCGAAAACACGGACCATATCAGAAGTATCAAACAACA GCGACGACAAGCCACTTTCATTCCCGTCCCTACCAAAGAAGACCGGCAAGAAGACACACAAAGAACAGCAGAAGAAAGAAGATAAAAAGGAGGAAAAGAAGGAGCCGGGCATGAAGCGCGGGCAGCGCAGCAAACTGAAGAAGATCAAGGAGAAATACAAGGATCAGGATGAGGAGGATCGCGCGCTCAGGATGAGCATACTGCAG TCAGCAAACACCCTAAAAGACACGAAGAAAAGCCAAAAGAAGGCAGCAGCCAAGAGCGGCAAGCCCGGCAAGACGAAGGGACCGAAGATACCCCAGCCCGCTCCGCAGATCTTGGAAGCGGAGGACGAGGAGCCGGAGGAGCCTGAAGCGGATGCTGAg CCGGAGCAACAAGGCGCGGATGTGGAGATATTGGACCAGCTGACCGGCTCTCCACTATCCGAGGACGAGCTGCTGTTCGCCATGCCCGTCGTGGCGCCCTACTCAGCTCTGCACAACTACAA GTTCAAAGTGAAACTAACCCCAGGTAACAGCAAGCGGGGCAAAGCGGCCAAGACCGCCGTCGTGGTGTTCACGCGCGACAAGACCTGCACCCCGCGAGAACGAGACCTGCTCAAGGCAGTGAAGGAGGAAAACGTCGCGAGGAACTTCCCCGGCAAGGTCAAACTGTCGGCGCCGCAGTTGCATAAGCATAAGAAATAA